Proteins from a genomic interval of Rhodococcus rhodochrous:
- the ppnP gene encoding pyrimidine/purine nucleoside phosphorylase produces MSEPTSTYANVTLDPRANVYFDGKCVSHNFHLADGTRKSAGVILPATLNFGTAAPEVMELHSGACRVRLAGSEDWTSYGAGDSFSVPGDSSFDIEVTEAVSYVCHYG; encoded by the coding sequence ATGAGTGAGCCGACTTCGACCTACGCCAACGTGACGCTCGACCCGCGTGCCAACGTCTACTTCGACGGCAAGTGCGTCAGCCACAACTTCCATCTGGCGGATGGAACCCGCAAGTCGGCCGGCGTGATCCTGCCCGCGACCCTCAACTTCGGCACGGCCGCTCCGGAGGTCATGGAACTGCACAGCGGCGCGTGCCGCGTCCGACTGGCCGGCAGCGAGGACTGGACCTCCTACGGTGCAGGCGACTCCTTCTCGGTGCCCGGCGACTCGTCGTTCGACATCGAGGTCACCGAAGCCGTCAGCTACGTCTGCCACTACGGCTGA
- a CDS encoding FG-GAP repeat domain-containing protein, translating into MAGDLNITERVVRADDVRAADPSDEAQERTIHRYGRMAILAAPGESAEESVPEIGDMRDLVDDPTEVETLGLAAQRLRQSADYRRAKENRPRDGQEWDMGDCTSVVPVPPQVAERDSQQEAGPTSSYLEGSVAVGIVIVQGPTAALSFSEAEVVKVVAEVQNGLGWLATANPLAGISFSYDIQNVNLSVPADPSAADLEAHWRDPAMGALGYSADWNGVGAYVEDIRSRYGTRWTYCAFFTKYPLGHFAYAGAPRVVMDYNNDGWGPDNIDRVFAHETGHIFGCPDEYADSRCTCGGAFGRYGLANGNCENCAAEGGVPCLMKGNTFTVCGFTPGHLGWAPQLAVNNFGYNAGSWRTDRHPRFLADTTGNRRADIVGFGDAGVYVSRAQPNGRFETPRLVVKDFAYQAGGWRVERHPRFLADTTGDGRADIVGFGDAGVYVSRAQADGSFGPVTRVVADFGYVAGGWRVERHPRFLADTTGDGRADIVGFGDAGVYVSRAQADGSFGPVTRVVDDFGYNAGGWRVERHLRFLADTTGDGRADIVGFGEAGVYVSLARADGTYGPVTRVVDNFAYSAGGWRIDRHPRFLADTTGDGRADIVGFGNAGVYVSRALGNGGFDAPGLIVTNFGYDAGGWRVDQHPRFLADTTGDGRADIIGFGSAGVWLHRS; encoded by the coding sequence ATGGCCGGCGACCTGAACATCACGGAACGCGTCGTGCGTGCAGACGACGTACGCGCAGCCGATCCGAGCGACGAGGCACAGGAACGAACGATCCACCGCTACGGGCGGATGGCCATCCTTGCCGCTCCGGGGGAGTCCGCGGAGGAATCCGTCCCGGAGATCGGAGACATGCGGGACCTCGTCGACGACCCCACCGAGGTCGAGACACTGGGCCTCGCGGCGCAACGGCTGCGCCAATCCGCCGACTACCGTCGTGCGAAGGAGAACCGACCCCGCGACGGTCAAGAGTGGGACATGGGGGATTGCACGTCGGTTGTGCCCGTCCCGCCCCAGGTGGCAGAGCGCGACAGTCAGCAGGAAGCGGGACCGACGAGTTCCTATCTCGAGGGGTCGGTGGCGGTCGGCATCGTCATCGTTCAGGGACCGACTGCGGCATTGAGCTTCTCCGAGGCCGAGGTGGTGAAGGTGGTCGCCGAGGTCCAGAACGGTCTGGGTTGGCTCGCCACCGCAAACCCCTTGGCGGGCATTTCCTTCTCGTACGACATCCAGAACGTGAACCTGAGTGTGCCGGCGGATCCGTCCGCCGCCGACCTCGAGGCGCACTGGCGTGATCCGGCGATGGGCGCGCTGGGATACAGTGCCGACTGGAACGGCGTGGGTGCTTATGTCGAGGACATCCGCAGCCGTTACGGAACCCGCTGGACCTACTGCGCCTTCTTCACGAAGTATCCACTCGGTCACTTCGCGTACGCGGGTGCGCCACGGGTCGTCATGGACTACAACAACGACGGCTGGGGCCCGGACAACATCGACCGGGTGTTCGCGCACGAGACCGGGCACATCTTCGGCTGCCCGGACGAGTACGCGGACAGCAGATGCACGTGCGGCGGTGCCTTCGGACGATACGGACTCGCCAACGGCAACTGCGAGAACTGCGCGGCCGAAGGTGGCGTCCCGTGCCTGATGAAGGGCAACACGTTCACCGTCTGCGGCTTCACTCCCGGGCACCTCGGATGGGCGCCGCAGCTCGCCGTCAACAATTTCGGGTACAACGCCGGATCGTGGCGCACCGATCGGCATCCGCGGTTCCTCGCCGACACCACGGGCAACCGCCGGGCCGACATCGTCGGATTCGGTGATGCCGGTGTGTACGTGTCGCGCGCTCAGCCCAACGGACGCTTCGAGACACCGCGCCTCGTCGTCAAGGACTTCGCGTACCAGGCCGGTGGCTGGCGGGTGGAGCGGCATCCGCGGTTCCTGGCCGACACCACGGGTGACGGTCGTGCGGACATCGTCGGTTTCGGTGATGCGGGGGTGTATGTGTCTCGAGCGCAGGCCGATGGGTCGTTCGGGCCGGTGACCCGGGTGGTCGCCGATTTCGGGTACGTCGCGGGTGGTTGGCGGGTGGAGCGGCATCCGCGGTTCCTGGCCGACACCACGGGTGACGGTCGTGCGGACATCGTCGGTTTCGGTGATGCGGGGGTGTACGTGTCCCGGGCACAGGCGGACGGGTCGTTCGGGCCGGTCACGCGCGTCGTCGACGACTTCGGATACAACGCGGGTGGATGGCGCGTGGAGCGGCATCTACGGTTCCTCGCGGACACGACCGGGGACGGCCGGGCCGACATCGTCGGATTCGGCGAGGCGGGCGTGTATGTCTCCCTGGCGCGAGCCGATGGGACGTACGGGCCGGTCACGCGCGTCGTCGACAACTTCGCCTACAGCGCCGGAGGATGGCGGATCGATCGGCACCCGCGGTTCCTGGCCGACACCACCGGGGACGGCCGGGCGGACATCGTCGGATTCGGCAATGCCGGCGTCTACGTGTCGCGGGCACTGGGCAACGGCGGGTTCGACGCGCCCGGATTGATCGTCACCAACTTCGGTTACGACGCCGGTGGGTGGCGGGTCGACCAGCATCCGCGGTTCCTGGCGGACACCACAGGTGACGGTCGCGCCGACATCATCGGGTTCGGCAGCGCCGGAGTGTGGCTGCACAGATCGTGA
- a CDS encoding helix-turn-helix transcriptional regulator, which translates to MLDSSTSPRARLFATLSSTTPLVVLQGNRFAGKTVLARSWLLSGAEPDAIVVPMTAPAGTSTPDEYWTDVLSAVHARTGATRPERGPASFQTLCSLFSALQHQIVLILDAVDRIHGIEPHVAALLDLCPHLRVLVTTRTTGKWQQVTDTAADRTILSATELACTDVETATILNAAAVPQSQRTVQWITRRTTGLPALIDAVRESLQQHSAGSLEIVVDDLDKLVDDSIDRAVLRALDDPDLTPLRRSILASSTLTALPEESSNIERSDFALSGVSDIVAFTHTMIAAGFLDPSPDTGEDGYPRKWCYPEPVRASLRRIAEDRHPTDLRATETATIDALLHAGKPHAALTYAIDGGQWERALHIVDEHWTTLYTGGFLDTLGAALVERIPAEIADTHPTSRAIRRLHRQFSAPRDVPVVTAEPDVADGIGPEPAEVVMRAVMLRIDGRFLEAAKACDAASDHPLPVFDELDEHTRNAYAFYYLHVGITYLLVDRTDDATAMFRRAHVAGTGTFIERDAAGKLALTSAMEGALVDTHSWIAEERRHPPPPGDSEKLVRTAGCVAAALAALDELEPDTALDILTELGTPADNEEFWAYVLYTRGHHALLTGMPTDGLRFVESHLQRYPTLRTGGHSATLIDTVLADLHLACGNPERAEDLIATSTHPSAVPVRARARLLAADSAGAQQIVDRWYFPTSVGPVRTSMELAVLGAATAAALDDVDAARRHLERAVTLSRHTGMLRPFVLLPSASQIALADLGVELPLDLNRTARNFATFPVYRPMLTLTARERAVLDALLTGKTITAIAASHFVSANTVKTQLRSLYRKLGVHNRKDAVAAARRLHLD; encoded by the coding sequence GTGCTGGACAGCTCCACGTCCCCGCGCGCTCGGTTGTTCGCCACCTTGTCGAGCACGACGCCACTGGTCGTCCTGCAAGGCAACCGGTTCGCGGGAAAAACGGTTCTGGCACGGTCGTGGCTGCTCAGCGGAGCAGAGCCCGACGCCATCGTCGTACCCATGACCGCTCCCGCGGGCACAAGCACCCCGGACGAGTACTGGACGGACGTCCTTTCGGCGGTACACGCCCGAACCGGCGCCACAAGACCGGAGCGCGGCCCGGCCTCGTTCCAGACACTGTGCTCCCTATTCTCCGCGCTGCAGCACCAGATCGTGTTGATCCTCGACGCGGTCGATCGCATCCACGGCATCGAACCGCACGTCGCTGCTCTGCTCGACCTCTGCCCCCACCTGCGGGTCCTCGTCACCACCCGCACGACCGGAAAGTGGCAACAGGTGACCGACACGGCCGCCGACCGCACCATCCTTTCTGCGACCGAGCTTGCATGCACCGACGTCGAGACCGCCACCATCCTGAACGCAGCGGCGGTCCCCCAGTCGCAACGCACGGTGCAGTGGATCACGCGTCGCACCACGGGACTGCCGGCCCTGATCGACGCCGTGCGCGAAAGCCTGCAGCAGCACTCCGCCGGTTCCCTCGAGATCGTCGTCGATGACCTCGACAAACTTGTCGACGATTCGATCGACCGGGCCGTGCTGCGTGCTCTCGACGATCCCGACCTCACACCGCTGCGGCGATCGATCCTCGCATCCTCGACCCTGACCGCACTTCCAGAGGAATCGTCGAACATCGAGCGTTCGGACTTCGCACTGTCCGGTGTCTCCGACATCGTCGCCTTCACCCACACCATGATCGCTGCCGGATTCCTCGATCCCAGCCCCGACACCGGAGAGGACGGCTATCCGCGGAAGTGGTGCTACCCCGAACCGGTCCGTGCCTCACTGCGGCGCATCGCCGAGGACCGACATCCCACCGACCTACGGGCCACCGAGACCGCAACGATCGACGCCCTACTCCATGCCGGGAAACCGCATGCCGCACTGACCTACGCCATCGACGGCGGTCAGTGGGAGCGCGCTCTTCACATCGTCGACGAACACTGGACCACGCTGTACACCGGCGGCTTCCTCGACACACTCGGCGCAGCACTGGTCGAACGCATTCCCGCAGAGATCGCCGATACCCACCCCACGAGCAGAGCCATCCGCCGACTGCACCGACAGTTCTCCGCACCGCGCGATGTCCCCGTCGTCACCGCCGAACCCGACGTCGCGGACGGTATCGGACCCGAACCTGCCGAAGTCGTCATGCGCGCAGTGATGCTGCGGATCGACGGCCGGTTCCTCGAGGCCGCCAAGGCCTGCGACGCCGCTTCCGATCACCCACTGCCTGTCTTCGACGAACTCGACGAGCACACCCGCAACGCCTACGCCTTCTACTATCTCCACGTCGGCATCACCTACCTGCTCGTCGACCGAACCGACGACGCGACCGCGATGTTCCGACGCGCGCACGTCGCCGGAACAGGGACGTTCATCGAACGCGACGCCGCCGGAAAACTTGCGCTCACCAGCGCGATGGAAGGCGCACTGGTGGACACCCACTCCTGGATCGCCGAGGAACGGCGCCACCCACCCCCGCCGGGTGACAGCGAAAAACTCGTCCGCACCGCCGGCTGTGTGGCCGCCGCACTCGCCGCCCTCGACGAACTCGAACCCGACACCGCCCTCGACATCCTCACCGAGCTCGGTACCCCCGCCGATAACGAAGAGTTCTGGGCCTACGTCCTCTACACCCGCGGACACCATGCGTTGCTGACCGGTATGCCGACCGACGGTCTGCGCTTTGTCGAGTCCCACCTGCAGCGCTACCCGACACTGCGCACCGGTGGCCACTCCGCAACCCTGATCGACACGGTGCTGGCGGATCTACATCTCGCGTGCGGCAATCCCGAGCGAGCCGAAGACCTGATCGCAACGTCCACCCATCCCTCAGCAGTGCCGGTGCGAGCGCGGGCTCGATTGCTCGCTGCGGATTCGGCCGGCGCCCAACAGATCGTCGACCGGTGGTACTTCCCCACCTCGGTCGGTCCCGTGCGCACCTCGATGGAACTGGCCGTGCTCGGTGCCGCAACAGCCGCGGCCCTCGACGACGTCGACGCTGCTCGTAGGCACCTCGAACGGGCCGTCACCCTGTCACGCCACACCGGCATGCTGCGCCCGTTCGTACTGCTGCCCTCGGCGTCGCAGATCGCTCTTGCCGACCTCGGCGTCGAACTACCCCTCGACCTGAACCGGACCGCCAGAAACTTTGCCACCTTCCCGGTCTACCGACCGATGCTGACACTGACCGCCCGGGAGCGCGCCGTGCTCGACGCTCTGCTCACCGGGAAAACGATCACCGCCATCGCTGCATCCCACTTCGTCAGTGCCAATACCGTCAAAACCCAACTGCGTTCTCTGTACCGCAAACTCGGCGTGCACAATCGTAAGGACGCTGTCGCCGCCGCCCGACGTCTACACCTCGATTAG
- a CDS encoding PadR family transcriptional regulator, with amino-acid sequence MSDQPRSPVLTPMAVAVLGLLEERPMHPYEMHQLLLKRREDNLIKLRPSSLYHTVSRLAESGLIRQEGTERAGNRPERTTYSITEAGAAAVRARLAEIIRRPVREYPIFPLGLAESHNLPADEVVVLLGERIERLEEELVEFDAIRTWAADNGVPRRYWVAVDFLRDRTAHEAEWLRGLIEEIRDGSLVWQSVDAADRQLPDLPHDLGRDWGAALTDETLAELRRSGAGSSGPGRP; translated from the coding sequence GTGTCCGATCAGCCCCGCAGCCCCGTCCTGACGCCTATGGCCGTCGCGGTACTCGGGCTGCTCGAGGAACGGCCGATGCATCCCTACGAGATGCACCAGCTTCTGCTCAAGCGTCGCGAGGACAACCTCATCAAGCTGCGGCCGAGCTCGCTGTACCACACCGTTTCCCGCCTCGCGGAAAGCGGACTGATCCGGCAGGAAGGCACCGAACGCGCAGGTAATCGCCCCGAGCGCACCACCTACAGCATCACCGAGGCCGGCGCCGCGGCCGTGCGGGCCCGCCTCGCCGAGATCATCCGACGGCCCGTCCGTGAGTATCCGATCTTCCCCCTCGGTCTCGCCGAATCGCACAACCTTCCGGCAGACGAGGTCGTCGTTCTTCTCGGAGAACGCATCGAGCGGCTCGAGGAAGAGCTCGTCGAATTCGACGCGATCCGCACGTGGGCCGCGGACAACGGCGTGCCGCGTCGCTACTGGGTGGCCGTCGACTTCCTCCGGGACAGGACCGCCCACGAAGCGGAGTGGCTTCGTGGACTGATCGAGGAGATCCGCGACGGGTCCTTGGTGTGGCAGAGCGTCGATGCCGCCGATCGACAACTTCCGGACCTGCCCCATGATCTCGGTCGCGACTGGGGTGCTGCGCTGACGGACGAGACTCTCGCCGAACTGCGGAGGAGCGGTGCGGGAAGTAGTGGTCCCGGTCGGCCGTAG
- a CDS encoding DHA2 family efflux MFS transporter permease subunit, translating into MKTERNPWWGLSALVVGFFMILLDLTIVAVANPAIMADLQADINQVVWVTSAYLLTYAVPLLFTGRLGDRFGPKHVYLAGLVVFTAASLWCATSGTIEMLIAARAVQGLGAALMTPQTMAIITRTFAPDKRGAAMGLWGAVAGLASLLGPLVGGVLVDWQGWNWIFYINVPVGIIAFVLAAWLVPSLETQPHKFDVVGVILSGVGLFLLVFGIQEGSSRDWDVWTWTMIVAGIAVMVLFVSNQARNKGEPLVPLALFRDRNFSMSNIAISSMGAAMTALMVPAYFYLETVRGFSPTRAALIFAPMAIVTGLTAPLIGKFSDRMPPRVLPTVGFTLFSASIFGFAVLMTPDSPIVLFLLIAGIAGVSNSCIWAPLASTATHNLPIRQAGAGAGIYNTTRQVGSVLGSAAIGALISSLMAAQGLGEVQAGEGGGAAMGTALPEQIAEKFSTALSQSMLLPASVLIIGIVASAMFVGHASSQRKAQAGTSADRAEATS; encoded by the coding sequence ATGAAAACCGAACGTAATCCGTGGTGGGGCCTGTCGGCCCTGGTGGTCGGGTTCTTCATGATCCTGCTGGATCTGACCATCGTCGCGGTGGCCAACCCGGCGATCATGGCCGACCTGCAGGCCGACATCAATCAGGTCGTCTGGGTGACCAGCGCCTATCTGCTCACCTATGCGGTGCCCCTGCTGTTCACCGGTCGTCTCGGCGACCGGTTCGGCCCCAAGCACGTCTATCTCGCGGGCCTGGTGGTGTTCACCGCGGCGTCGCTGTGGTGCGCGACCTCCGGCACCATCGAGATGCTCATCGCTGCCCGCGCCGTCCAGGGACTCGGCGCGGCGCTGATGACGCCGCAGACGATGGCGATCATCACCCGCACCTTCGCGCCCGACAAGCGAGGCGCAGCCATGGGTCTGTGGGGCGCCGTCGCCGGTCTGGCCTCGCTGCTCGGCCCTCTCGTCGGCGGTGTACTGGTCGATTGGCAGGGCTGGAACTGGATCTTCTACATCAACGTCCCGGTCGGCATCATCGCCTTCGTGCTGGCGGCATGGCTCGTGCCCAGCCTCGAGACCCAACCGCACAAGTTCGACGTCGTCGGCGTGATCCTCAGTGGTGTCGGATTGTTCCTGCTGGTCTTCGGAATCCAGGAAGGTTCCAGCCGCGACTGGGACGTCTGGACCTGGACGATGATCGTCGCGGGTATCGCGGTGATGGTGCTGTTCGTGTCCAACCAGGCGCGTAACAAAGGTGAACCCCTCGTGCCATTGGCCCTGTTCCGCGACCGGAACTTCTCGATGTCGAACATCGCGATCTCGTCGATGGGCGCAGCCATGACCGCACTGATGGTTCCGGCCTACTTCTATCTCGAGACGGTCCGCGGATTCTCACCCACGCGCGCCGCCCTGATCTTCGCCCCGATGGCGATCGTCACCGGTCTCACGGCGCCGCTCATCGGCAAGTTCTCCGACCGGATGCCGCCCCGGGTGCTGCCCACCGTCGGCTTCACACTCTTCTCCGCGTCGATCTTCGGGTTCGCGGTGCTCATGACGCCGGACAGCCCCATCGTGCTGTTCCTGCTCATCGCCGGTATCGCCGGCGTGTCCAATTCGTGCATCTGGGCACCGCTGGCCTCCACCGCCACGCACAACCTGCCCATCCGCCAGGCGGGCGCCGGTGCCGGCATCTACAACACCACCCGCCAGGTCGGTTCGGTGCTGGGCAGTGCCGCGATCGGTGCCTTGATCTCGTCCTTGATGGCCGCGCAGGGACTCGGTGAGGTGCAGGCCGGTGAAGGCGGCGGAGCCGCGATGGGAACCGCTCTCCCGGAGCAGATCGCCGAGAAGTTCAGCACCGCGCTGAGCCAGTCGATGCTCCTGCCCGCCTCGGTCCTGATCATCGGGATCGTGGCGTCGGCGATGTTCGTCGGCCACGCCTCGTCGCAGCGGAAGGCGCAGGCCGGCACTTCGGCCGATCGCGCAGAGGCCACCAGCTGA
- a CDS encoding NAD(P)/FAD-dependent oxidoreductase, with translation MPLPYRARRTVEYWRNETLLPALIGSQRRRTALEARALRHLHAQIPDPVLRRPTTILTTSPIAELAADAVHTADGRRHEIDELVHATGFHVSAALMRMPVHGRNGISLQEIWARDGASAHLGTTVAGIPNAFVLGGPNAGVGHTSVLFMLESQFRYVAAALDEPTASAPMHSSSANKHNTDSPHASTATRLRRPGPEAAAAVGISTAKESTAPCDPVPHGDIGYTPAHSISTTTHRFGRPPGGSDGVDPVEPGHQRTGTSTATTFDRDDEVRYVSSIRVEHEVVLKHHQCRTITENMPTGRIYSKIT, from the coding sequence GTGCCGCTGCCCTACCGTGCACGCCGGACCGTCGAATACTGGCGCAACGAAACACTTCTCCCCGCCCTGATCGGATCGCAGCGTCGCCGCACCGCCCTCGAGGCGCGGGCCCTGCGTCACCTGCACGCCCAGATACCCGACCCCGTCCTGCGCCGACCCACCACCATCCTCACCACTTCCCCCATCGCAGAACTCGCAGCAGACGCCGTGCACACCGCAGACGGCCGCCGGCACGAGATCGACGAGCTCGTCCACGCCACCGGATTCCACGTCTCCGCCGCCTTGATGCGCATGCCCGTCCACGGCCGAAACGGAATCAGCCTGCAGGAGATCTGGGCGCGTGACGGTGCCTCAGCGCACTTGGGGACCACCGTGGCCGGCATACCCAACGCATTCGTTCTCGGGGGACCGAACGCCGGAGTGGGACACACCTCGGTGCTGTTCATGCTCGAAAGCCAATTCCGTTACGTCGCTGCCGCGCTCGATGAACCGACCGCATCGGCGCCGATGCACTCGTCGTCCGCGAACAAGCACAACACCGATTCACCACACGCATCCACCGCGACTCGGCTGCGACGACCCGGCCCCGAGGCGGCTGCCGCAGTTGGTATCTCGACCGCGAAGGAATCAACCGCTCCCTGCGACCCGGTCCCACATGGCGATATCGGTTACACACCCGCACATTCGATCTCCACAACTACACATCGATTCGGGCGTCCGCCCGGGGGCAGCGACGGCGTCGATCCAGTCGAGCCCGGTCACCAAAGGACCGGAACATCGACGGCGACCACCTTCGACCGAGACGACGAGGTTCGGTATGTCTCGTCGATCAGAGTCGAGCACGAGGTCGTGCTTAAACACCACCAATGCCGGACCATCACCGAAAACATGCCAACCGGTCGCATTTACAGCAAGATCACATAG
- a CDS encoding M28 family peptidase, with amino-acid sequence MCTTNCCCRAPVTPTSTSSSGSLAYVAGLSTAERELIRSVVNLDMIASLNAPQPTVLLAGASLSQHLIDELARAAATYTTPAVQTSLHPLNSDHVPFLEKCIPAVLTIEGADSTNANIHSARDTLDSIDYDLALEILRMNVAATARLLGSA; translated from the coding sequence CTGTGCACCACAAACTGCTGTTGCAGAGCCCCAGTTACACCGACATCCACGTCGAGTTCCGGCAGCCTCGCCTACGTCGCCGGCCTGTCGACCGCAGAACGGGAGCTCATCCGGAGCGTCGTCAACCTGGACATGATCGCCTCGCTCAATGCCCCGCAGCCCACCGTTCTTCTCGCCGGCGCGAGCCTGTCGCAGCACCTGATCGACGAACTTGCCCGGGCCGCCGCGACCTACACGACGCCGGCTGTGCAGACCAGCCTGCATCCGCTCAACAGCGATCACGTGCCGTTCCTCGAGAAGTGCATCCCCGCGGTGCTGACCATCGAAGGAGCCGACAGCACGAACGCGAACATCCATAGTGCGCGCGACACGCTCGATTCCATCGACTACGACCTCGCACTCGAGATCCTGCGCATGAACGTTGCTGCTACAGCACGCCTGCTGGGATCGGCATAG
- a CDS encoding FAD-dependent oxidoreductase, with amino-acid sequence MIGNSTRFTGSIGTVSQNGIPQEVDVAVVGSGGAGLMAALTAAKEGARVLVVESRELVGGATGISAGAAWIPNHGFSTDDLKVDDDLDQARRYIYGEGRDKVLDHDMIEKFLQTGPHVARYIEEHTSFGWIPTIWPDYRSDIDGASVGRALFPGPYSPQGLGEAAKYVRPALTTGMAKNPLPFWLLGGIGIDEIWLAGPALIGALLEANLRNGVDVRVEAPATRLVIEDSKVTGVVVKAGGVEHTVRTTQGVLLASGGYESSPELTTTHLGAPFGVQVSPKGHDGIAVQLAEDVGADLTGMEDAWWMPGVQLPGEELEGRPLSRVFLGERALPHSIMVNSTGRRFANEALAYDQFGQIMREVDPQTGTMPNATAWLIFDHQYWTKFGIFGVTPGGEVPEYLHQADTLAELANKIGVDEVGLLRTVDRFNPDAARGRDPQFHRGDTLFDRYFGAYYPRLGKYSADNRFPAATAKARTILAKAIGPVVDKLAGRVARKNDPERLRSLIVGPLAKIIRPVLNSPKSSVLGPIDTAPYYALKVEASALGTVGGPKTDADGRALDTEGKVIPGLYAAGNSGGAPTKGFYGGAGGTISLGLVFGYLAGRAVATRQNNA; translated from the coding sequence ATGATCGGTAATTCGACTCGGTTCACCGGCTCCATCGGGACGGTATCCCAGAACGGCATCCCGCAAGAAGTGGACGTCGCGGTCGTCGGCTCCGGCGGAGCCGGCCTGATGGCAGCGCTCACCGCGGCCAAGGAGGGCGCACGAGTGCTCGTGGTCGAATCCCGCGAACTCGTCGGCGGCGCCACCGGCATCTCCGCAGGCGCCGCATGGATACCCAATCACGGCTTCTCCACCGACGACCTGAAGGTCGACGACGATCTCGACCAGGCCCGGCGCTACATCTACGGCGAGGGACGCGACAAGGTTCTCGACCACGACATGATCGAGAAGTTCCTGCAGACCGGCCCCCACGTTGCCCGGTACATCGAAGAGCACACCTCGTTCGGGTGGATCCCGACGATCTGGCCCGACTACCGCTCGGACATCGACGGTGCGTCCGTCGGCCGCGCCTTGTTCCCCGGTCCGTATTCACCCCAGGGACTCGGCGAGGCTGCGAAGTACGTCCGACCTGCCCTGACCACCGGCATGGCCAAGAACCCACTGCCCTTCTGGCTGCTGGGCGGCATCGGCATCGATGAGATCTGGCTCGCCGGCCCCGCCCTGATCGGCGCGCTACTCGAAGCGAACCTGCGCAACGGCGTCGACGTGCGCGTCGAAGCACCCGCAACCCGGCTCGTGATCGAGGACTCGAAGGTCACCGGCGTCGTCGTTAAGGCCGGCGGCGTCGAACACACCGTCCGCACCACCCAGGGTGTTCTGCTCGCCAGCGGCGGATACGAAAGCTCCCCCGAGCTGACGACGACCCATCTCGGCGCTCCGTTCGGCGTGCAGGTCTCCCCCAAGGGCCACGACGGCATCGCCGTGCAACTGGCCGAGGACGTCGGCGCAGACCTGACCGGCATGGAAGACGCCTGGTGGATGCCCGGGGTGCAACTGCCCGGTGAAGAACTCGAAGGCCGACCCCTCAGCCGCGTCTTCCTCGGCGAGCGTGCACTGCCGCACAGCATCATGGTCAACAGCACGGGCCGGCGGTTCGCGAACGAAGCCCTGGCCTACGACCAGTTCGGGCAGATCATGCGTGAGGTGGACCCCCAGACCGGCACCATGCCCAACGCCACCGCCTGGCTGATCTTCGACCACCAGTACTGGACGAAGTTCGGCATCTTCGGCGTCACCCCCGGCGGTGAGGTTCCCGAATACCTCCACCAGGCCGATACTCTCGCCGAGCTGGCGAACAAGATCGGGGTCGACGAGGTCGGATTGCTCCGCACCGTCGACCGGTTCAACCCCGACGCCGCCCGCGGCCGCGACCCGCAGTTCCACCGCGGCGACACTCTGTTCGACCGCTACTTCGGCGCGTACTACCCCCGACTGGGCAAATACTCCGCCGACAATCGCTTCCCCGCCGCCACCGCCAAGGCCCGCACGATCCTCGCCAAGGCCATCGGTCCGGTGGTCGACAAACTCGCAGGACGAGTCGCACGGAAGAACGATCCGGAACGTCTGCGTTCACTGATCGTCGGCCCGCTGGCCAAGATCATTCGACCGGTATTGAACAGTCCGAAGTCGAGTGTTCTCGGCCCCATCGACACTGCGCCGTATTACGCACTGAAGGTCGAAGCCAGCGCACTCGGCACCGTCGGCGGCCCGAAGACCGACGCCGACGGGCGGGCACTGGACACCGAAGGCAAGGTCATCCCCGGCCTGTACGCGGCGGGCAATTCCGGTGGCGCGCCCACGAAGGGCTTCTACGGCGGCGCCGGCGGAACCATCTCGCTCGGACTCGTGTTCGGTTACCTGGCCGGACGTGCCGTTGCTACGCGGCAGAACAACGCATAA